In Lotus japonicus ecotype B-129 chromosome 5, LjGifu_v1.2, one genomic interval encodes:
- the LOC130721360 gene encoding alpha,alpha-trehalose-phosphate synthase [UDP-forming] 5-like, whose product MASRSYSNLLDLTSCGSPSSFSRERKRLPRVATVAGVLSELDDEASNSVGSDAPSSISQERMIIVGNQLPIKAHRKGNGEWEFSWDEDSLLLQLKDGLGDDVETIYIGCLKEEIEPSEQDDVAQYLLDTFKCVPTFLPPELFTKFYHGFCKQHLWPLFHYMLPLSPDLGGRFDRSLWQAYVSVNKIFADKVMEVITPDEDYVWVHDYHLMVLPTFLRKRFNRVRLGFFLHSPFPSSEIYRTLPVRDELLRALLNSDLIGFHTFDYARHFLSCCSRMLGISYQSKRGYIGLEYYGRTVSIKILPVGIHIGQLQSVMNHPETESKVAELQNQFKGQTVMLGVDDMDIFKGISLKLLAMEQLLLQHADKRGNLVLVQIANPARGRGKDVQEVQCETYATVKRINDTFGRSGYTPVILIDTPLQSYERIAYYVIAECCLVTAVRDGMNLIPYEYVICRQGNEKIDEILGINPLTQKKSMLVVSEFIGCSPSLSGAIRVNPWNIDAVADAMDSALRVHESEKKMRHEKHYRYVSTHDVAYWARSFLQDLGRACRDHQRRRCWGIGFGLGFRVIALDPNFRKLSVEHIVSAYKRTKHRAILLDYDGTMVQPGSISTTPNAEAVGILNSLCKDTKNCVFIVSGKERKTINEWFSSCERLGIAAEHGYFVRANHNAQWEACVSVPDFDWKQIAEPVMQLYMETTDGSNIEAKESALVWNYEFADRDFGSCQAKELLDHLESVLANEPVSVKSGPNYVEVKPQGVSKGIVAERLLLTMQQKGVIPDFVLCIGDDKSDEDMFGVIMNARASLSPVADVFPCTVGQKPSKAKYYLEDTSEIFRMLHGLANASEQAARNSSQSSH is encoded by the exons ATGGCTTCAAGGTCATATTCCAACTTGTTAGATCTCACTTCATGTGGCTCCCCATCATCTTTTAGTAGAGAGAGGAAAAGGCTTCCTAGAGTGGCAACTGTTGCTGGAGTACTATCTGAACTTGATGATGAGGCCAGCAACAGTGTTGGCTCTGATGCTCCTTCCTCCATCTCTCAAGAGAGGATGATCATTGTTGGTAACCAGCTTCCCATAAAGGCACACAGGAAAGGCAATGGTGAGTGGGAATTCTCATGGGATGAAGACTCACTTCTCTTGCAGCTGAAAGATGGTCTTGGAGATGATGTGGAAACTATCTACATTGGTTGTCTCAAAGAAGAAATTGAGCCAAGTGAGCAAGATGATGTTGCTCAGTACTTGCTTGACACTTTCAAGTGTGTCCCCACTTTCCTCCCTCCTGAGCTTTTCACTAAATTCTACCATGGATTCTGCAAACAACACCTATGGCCTTTGTTTCACTACATGCTTCCCCTGTCACCTGATCTTGGTGGTAGATTTGATAGGTCCCTTTGGCAAGCTTATGTTTCTGTGAACAAGATATTTGCAGATAAAGTGATGGAAGTGATTACCCCTGATGAGGACTATGTTTGGGTCCATGACTACCACTTGATGGTTCTTCCAACTTTTTTGAGGAAAAGATTTAACAGGGTGAGGCTAGGATTCTTCCTCCACAGTCCATTtccttcctctgagatataccGAACCCTTCCTGTTAGGGATGAACTTCTTAGAGCTCTTCTAAATTCAGACCTTATAGGGTTTCATACTTTTGATTATGCAAGACATTTCCTCTCCTGCTGCAGTAGAATGCTTGGGATTTCTTATCAATCGAAGCGCGGCTACATTGGTCTTGAGTACTATGGAAGAACTGTGAGCATTAAGATTCTTCCGGTTGGGATTCACATAGGTCAGCTTCAATCTGTCATGAACCATCCTGAGACAGAAAGCAAGGTTGCTGAGTTACAAAACCAGTTCAAAGGTCAAACTGTGATGCTTGGGGTGGATGACATGGATATCTTCAAAGGAATCAGCTTGAAACTGTTGGCGATGGAACAGTTGCTTTTACAACATGCTGATAAGAGGGGCAATCTTGTTCTGGTCCAAATAGCAAACCCGGCTCGAGGCCGGGGAAAGGATGTCCAAGAAGTGCAGTGCGAAACTTATGCTACTGTGAAAAGGATAAATGATACATTTGGAAGGTCTGGATATACACCAGTGATCTTGATTGATACACCACTTCAAAGCTATGAGAGAATCGCTTATTATGTGATTGCAGAATGTTGTCTTGTTACAGCAGTGAGAGATGGGATGAACCTTATACCTTATGAGTATGTCATTTGTAGACAAGGAAATGAGAAGATAGATGAGATTTTAGGGATAAACCCACTTACTCAAAAGAAAAGCATGCTGGTAGTGTCTGAGTTCATTGGTTGCTCTCCATCATTAAGTGGAGCAATTAGAGTGAATCCATGGAATATTGATGCTGTTGCTGACGCTATGGATTCTGCTCTAAGGGTCCATGAGTCTGAAAAAAAGATGCGGCATGAGAAGCATTATAGGTATGTTAGCACACATGATGTTGCATATTGGGCGCGTAGCTTCTTGCAGGATTTAGGAAGGGCTTGTAGAGATCATCAGAGGAGGAGATGCTGGGGAATTGGTTTTGGTTTAGGCTTTCGAGTAATCGCTTTGGATCCCAACTTTAGAAAGCTATCTGTGGAACATATTGTTTCAGCTTATAAGAGGACCAAGCACAGAGCAATTCTTTTGGATTATGATGGTACTATGGTGCAGCCTGGATCAATCAGCACAACGCCTAATGCTGAAGCTGTTGGCATCTTGAACAGCTTGTGCAAGGACACTAAGAATTGTGTTTTCATCGTAAGTGGTAAGGAGAGAAAGACTATTAATGAATGGTTTTCTTCTTGTGAAAGGCTAGGAATTGCTGCAGAACATGGTTATTTTGTGAG gGCAAATCATAATGCACAATGGGAAGCATGTGTTTCTGTGCCTGATTTTGACTGGAAGCAGATTGCTGAACCAGTTATGCAATTATACATGGAAACAACTGATGGTTCTAACATAGAGGCCAAAGAGAGTGCTCTTGTTTGGAATTATGAGTTTGCAGACCGAGATTTCGGTTCATGCCAGGCTAAGGAGCTTCTTGATCATCTTGAAAGTGTTCTTGCCAATGAGCCTGTTTCTGTTAAAAGTGGTCCTAACTATGTGGAAGTTAAACCTCAG GGTGTGAGTAAAGGGATTGTAGCAGAACGTCTTCTCTTAACAATGCAACAAAAGGGAGTGATTCCAGATTTTGTGTTGTGCATTGGGGATGATAAATCAGATGAGGACATGTTTGGGGTAATAATGAATGCAAGGGCATCACTGTCCCCAGTTGCTGATGTGTTTCCTTGCACTGTTGGTCAGAAACCTAGCAAGGCCAAGTATTACTTGGAAGACACAAGTGAGATTTTCAGAATGTTGCATGGCCTTGCCAATGCTTCTGAGCAAGCTGCTAGAAATTCTTCTCAGTCTTCTCATTAA
- the LOC130721361 gene encoding uncharacterized protein LOC130721361, with the protein MSEPCIRTVVEAIHSSPFQAVLYLAGGASQALGWLLSIPGASNTVLETLVPYSRMSMIQLFGKIPSQFCSQQTAEDMALMAYNRALKLSKPGSPVVGVGFTGSLASSRPKQGEHRFYMSTRTADRLWISKVTLAKGLRSREEEDKISSHLLLKAIANACKVPATSIPGLSESDVSDESEKQFNEDQELEQLINGQICYKIYPFGSEIPAERKIILPGSFNPLHDGHLKLMEVATCICGDVYPCFEISAVNADKPPLSVSEIRDRVKQFEKVGKTVIISNQPYFYKKAELFPGSAFVIGADTAVRLINPKYYDGDYNKMLKILIGCRDTGCTFLVGGRNVDGAFKVLDDLDIPEELKDMFISIPAEKFRMDISSTEIRKRSGL; encoded by the exons ATGTCGGAACCTTGCATCAGAACCGTAGTTGAAGCCATACACTCTTCTCCTTTCCAAGCCGTTCTCTATCTCGCTGGTGGAGCTTCTcag GCTTTGGGTTGGTTGCTATCAATTCCTGGTGCTTCAAACACTGTGCTTGAAACTCTGGTTCCTTACTCTAGGATGTCAATGATCCAGTTATTTGGCAAg ATTCCATCCCAATTTTGTAGCCAACAGACTGCTGAAGATATGGCTTTAATGGCTTATAATCGAGCTCTTAAACTTTCAAAGCCAG GATCCCCGGTTGTTGGTGTGGGCTTCACTGGTTCTTTGGCGAGCAGTCGTCCAAAGCAAGGGGAACACAG ATTTTATATGTCAACAAGGACAGCTGACCGACTTTGGATATCAAAAGTGACCTTGGCTAAG GGCCTTCGTAGtcgagaagaagaagacaaaatTTCTAGTCATCTTTTGCTCAAG GCAATTGCAAATGCATGCAAAGTTCCAGCAACATCTATTCCGGGGTTGAGTGAATCAGATGTATCAGATGAATCTGAAAAACAATTCAATGAAGATCAAGAGTTAGAACAGCTTATAAACGGTCAAATATGCTATAAAATTTACCCATTTGGTAGTG AGATACCAGCAGAAAGGAAAATAATACTGCCTGGTTCTTTCAATCCTTTACATGATGGGCATCTCAAGCTCATGGAAGTTGCTACTTG CATTTGTGGTGATGTATACCCCTGCTTTGAAATATCTGCAGTCAATGCAGACAAACCTCCCTTATCGGTATCTGAGATCAGAGATCGTGTCAAGCAATTTGAGAAAGTTG GAAAGACGGTAATTATATCCAATCAGCCTTATTTTTATAAGAAGGCTGAACTTTTTCCGGGCAGTGCTTTTGTAATTGGTGCTGACACGGCAGTGAGGCTTATTAAT CCTAAATACTATGATGGGGACTACAACAAGATgctgaagatacttattggttgTAGAGATACAGGGTGCACTTTTCTTGTGGGTGGTCGGAATGTAGATGGTGCTTTTAAG GTTCTTGACGATCTTGATATTCCAGAAGAACTAAAAGACATGTTCATCTCCATTCCGGCTGAGAAGTTTCGCATGGATATATCATCCACTGAGATAAGAAAAAGAAGTGGGCTATAA